Proteins co-encoded in one Flavobacterium fluviale genomic window:
- a CDS encoding aconitate hydratase: protein MAFDIEMIKKVYENMPSRVDKAREIVGRPLTLTEKILYNHLWDGNPTKAFGRGVDYVDFAPDRVACQDATAQMALLQFMHAGKSKVAVPTTVHCDHLIQAKVDAKTDLARAKTQSNEVFDFLSSVSNKYGIGFWKPGAGIIHQVVLENYAFPGGMMIGTDSHTVNAGGLGMVAIGVGGADAVDVMSGMAWELKFPKLIGVKLTGKLSGWTAPKDVILKVAGILTVKGGTGAIVEYFGEGATAMSCTGKGTICNMGAEIGATTSTFGYDDSMSRYLRSTNRADVADAADKVASYLTGDPEVYADPEKYFDQVIEINLSQLEPHLNGPFTPDLATPISKMKEEAIKNNWPLQIQVGLIGSCTNSSYEDISRAASLAKQVAAKNLKTKAQFTITPGSEVVRSTIERDGFIETFNKINATVFANACGPCIGMWDREGAEKEERNTIVHSFNRNFSKRADGNPNTLAFVGSPELVTALAIAGDLGFNPLTDKLINEDGEEVMLDAPTGDELPLKGFYAEDPGFQAPAEDGSGVQVVVSPTSERLQLLAPFDAWDGKNITGAKLLIKAFGKCTTDHISMAGPWLRFRGHLDNISNNMLIGAVNAFNQKTNSVKNQLTGTYDAVPAVARAYKAAGVPSIVIGDHNYGEGSSREHAAMEPRFLGVKAVLVKSFARIHETNLKKQGLLGLTFANEADYDKIQEDDTINFLDLTEFAPGKPLSLEFVHADGTKDIILANHTYNAGQIGWFVAGSALNLIAAGKA from the coding sequence ATGGCTTTTGATATCGAAATGATTAAAAAAGTGTACGAAAACATGCCAAGTCGTGTTGATAAAGCACGCGAGATTGTTGGTCGTCCACTTACCTTAACAGAGAAAATTTTATACAATCACCTTTGGGATGGAAATCCAACGAAGGCGTTTGGAAGAGGAGTTGATTATGTTGATTTTGCACCAGACCGTGTAGCTTGTCAAGATGCAACTGCTCAAATGGCTTTATTACAATTTATGCATGCTGGTAAATCTAAAGTAGCAGTTCCTACAACAGTGCATTGTGATCACTTGATTCAGGCGAAAGTAGATGCTAAAACAGATTTGGCTAGAGCAAAAACACAAAGTAATGAAGTTTTCGATTTCTTGTCGTCAGTTTCAAATAAATACGGAATTGGTTTCTGGAAGCCAGGAGCTGGAATTATTCACCAAGTAGTACTTGAAAATTATGCTTTCCCTGGAGGAATGATGATTGGTACCGATTCTCACACTGTAAATGCAGGTGGTTTAGGAATGGTGGCAATTGGAGTTGGTGGAGCCGATGCTGTAGACGTAATGTCTGGTATGGCTTGGGAACTTAAATTTCCTAAATTAATTGGAGTTAAATTAACTGGTAAATTATCAGGATGGACTGCTCCTAAAGATGTTATTCTTAAAGTGGCTGGTATTCTTACGGTAAAAGGTGGTACTGGTGCTATCGTTGAATATTTTGGAGAAGGTGCAACTGCAATGTCTTGTACTGGTAAAGGAACTATTTGTAACATGGGTGCTGAAATTGGAGCTACAACTTCAACTTTTGGTTATGATGATTCTATGAGTCGTTACCTGCGTTCTACAAACAGAGCTGATGTTGCCGATGCTGCGGACAAAGTAGCTTCTTATTTAACTGGAGATCCAGAAGTTTATGCTGACCCAGAAAAATACTTTGACCAAGTTATTGAAATTAACTTATCTCAATTAGAACCACACTTAAATGGTCCTTTTACTCCGGATTTAGCTACTCCAATTTCTAAAATGAAAGAGGAAGCAATTAAAAATAACTGGCCATTACAAATTCAAGTAGGTTTAATCGGTTCATGTACAAATTCATCATACGAAGATATTTCTCGTGCAGCATCACTGGCAAAACAAGTTGCGGCTAAGAATTTAAAAACTAAAGCTCAGTTTACTATTACTCCAGGTTCTGAAGTGGTACGTTCTACCATTGAGAGAGATGGTTTTATAGAAACTTTTAATAAAATCAACGCTACTGTATTTGCTAATGCCTGCGGACCATGTATTGGTATGTGGGACAGAGAAGGAGCAGAGAAAGAAGAAAGAAACACAATCGTTCACTCTTTCAACCGTAATTTCTCAAAACGTGCAGATGGTAATCCAAACACTTTAGCGTTTGTAGGTTCTCCAGAATTGGTAACAGCATTAGCCATTGCGGGAGATTTAGGTTTTAATCCATTAACAGATAAATTAATAAACGAAGATGGAGAAGAAGTGATGCTCGACGCTCCAACTGGTGACGAACTTCCTCTTAAAGGTTTCTATGCTGAAGATCCAGGATTCCAAGCTCCGGCTGAAGATGGTTCAGGAGTTCAGGTTGTAGTCAGCCCAACATCTGAACGTTTACAATTATTAGCTCCTTTTGATGCTTGGGATGGTAAAAACATTACAGGTGCTAAACTGCTGATTAAAGCATTTGGAAAATGTACAACTGACCACATTTCTATGGCTGGACCATGGCTGCGTTTCCGTGGACATTTAGATAACATTTCTAACAATATGCTGATTGGTGCTGTAAATGCATTCAACCAAAAAACAAATTCGGTTAAAAATCAATTAACAGGTACATATGATGCCGTTCCTGCTGTAGCTCGTGCATACAAGGCAGCTGGAGTTCCGTCTATAGTAATTGGAGATCATAATTACGGCGAAGGTTCTTCTCGTGAGCACGCTGCTATGGAACCTCGTTTCTTAGGAGTTAAAGCGGTATTGGTAAAATCATTTGCACGTATTCACGAAACTAACCTTAAAAAACAAGGTCTTCTAGGATTAACATTTGCCAATGAAGCAGATTACGATAAAATTCAAGAAGATGATACAATCAACTTCTTAGATTTAACTGAATTTGCTCCAGGTAAACCATTATCATTAGAGTTTGTTCATGCCGATGGTACAAAAGATATAATCTTGGCAAACCATACATACAACGCTGGTCAAATTGGCTGGTTTGTTGCTGGTTCTGCTTTAAACTTAATTGCAGCTGGAAAAGCTTAA
- a CDS encoding bifunctional aconitate hydratase 2/2-methylisocitrate dehydratase: MNIYQDYIQEIEERKNQGLHPKPIDGAELLSEIIAQIKDADNAHREDSLKFFIYNTLPGTTSAAGEKAKFLKEIILGQFVVKEITPTFAFELLSHMKGGPSIGVLLDLALGNDDAIAAEAAKVLKTQVFLYEADTDRLIEAYKNNNAVAKEILESYAQAEFFTKLPEVADEIKVVTYIAGEGDISTDLLSPGNQAHSRSDRELHGKCMITPQAQDEIKMLQAQHPDKSVMLIAEKGTMGVGSSRMSGVNNVALWTGKQASPYIPFVNIAPIVGGTNGISPIFLTTVDVTGGIGLDLKNWVKKLDENGNVVRNENDEPILEQAYSVATGTVLTINIKEKKLYNGDQELIDISKAFTPQKMEFIKAGGSYAIVFGKKLQTLAAKVLDIEAPLVFAPSKEISIEGQGLTAVEKIFNRNAVGVPAGKVLHAGSDVRVEVNIVGSQDTTGLMTAQELESMAATVISPIVDGAYQSGCHTASVWDKKAQANIPKLMKFMNDFGLITARDPKGVYHSMTDVIHKVLNDITIDEWAIIIGGDSHTRMSKGVAFGADSGTVALALATGEASMPIPESVKVTFKGDMKGYMDFRDVVHATQAQMLHQFGGENVFQGRIIEVHIGTLTADQAFTFTDWTAEMKAKASICISEDDTLIESLEIAKGRIQIMIDKGMDNDKHVLQGLINKADKRIAEIKSAEKPALTPDANAKYYAEVVVDLDQIAEPMIADPDVNNVDVSKRYTHDTIRPLSFYGGEKKVDLGFIGSCMVHKGDMKILAQMLKNIEDQKGKVEFLAPLVVAPPTYNIVDELKAEGDWEVLQKYSGFEFDDNAPKGAARTEYENMLYLERPGCNLCMGNQEKAAKGDTVMATSTRLFQGRVVEDSEGKKGESLLSSTPVVVLSTILGRTPTLDEYTSAVEGINLTKFAPSNKQLVM, encoded by the coding sequence ATGAATATTTATCAGGATTACATTCAAGAAATTGAAGAAAGAAAAAATCAAGGGTTACACCCTAAACCAATTGATGGAGCTGAATTATTAAGCGAAATCATTGCTCAAATTAAAGATGCAGATAACGCACATCGCGAAGACTCTCTTAAGTTTTTTATTTACAATACATTACCGGGTACGACAAGTGCAGCTGGTGAAAAAGCGAAGTTTTTAAAAGAGATTATTCTTGGTCAATTTGTTGTAAAAGAAATAACTCCAACTTTTGCTTTTGAATTATTATCTCACATGAAGGGTGGTCCTTCAATTGGAGTATTGCTAGATTTAGCTTTAGGAAATGATGATGCAATCGCAGCAGAAGCGGCAAAAGTTCTTAAAACTCAAGTTTTCCTTTATGAAGCGGACACAGATCGTTTAATAGAGGCGTATAAAAATAACAATGCAGTTGCAAAAGAAATCCTTGAAAGTTATGCTCAAGCTGAGTTCTTTACAAAACTTCCAGAAGTAGCTGACGAAATTAAAGTAGTTACTTATATTGCTGGTGAAGGAGATATTTCTACAGATTTACTTTCTCCAGGTAACCAAGCTCACTCACGTTCAGACCGTGAACTTCACGGTAAATGTATGATTACTCCTCAAGCACAGGACGAAATCAAAATGCTTCAAGCACAGCATCCTGATAAAAGCGTCATGCTTATTGCAGAAAAAGGAACAATGGGTGTAGGTTCTTCAAGAATGTCAGGTGTAAATAACGTGGCACTTTGGACAGGAAAACAAGCAAGTCCATATATTCCATTCGTAAATATCGCTCCAATTGTTGGTGGAACAAACGGAATTTCTCCAATTTTCCTAACAACTGTTGATGTTACTGGCGGTATTGGTTTAGATCTAAAAAACTGGGTTAAAAAACTTGATGAGAATGGGAACGTTGTTCGTAATGAAAATGATGAGCCAATTTTAGAGCAAGCATATTCTGTAGCAACTGGAACGGTTCTTACAATTAATATTAAAGAGAAAAAATTATACAACGGCGATCAGGAATTAATTGACATTTCTAAGGCATTTACACCTCAGAAAATGGAATTTATTAAAGCTGGTGGTTCGTACGCAATTGTATTTGGTAAAAAACTTCAAACATTAGCGGCTAAAGTTTTAGATATTGAAGCTCCTCTTGTATTTGCTCCATCAAAAGAAATCTCTATTGAAGGACAAGGTCTTACGGCAGTAGAAAAAATCTTTAACAGAAATGCTGTTGGTGTACCTGCAGGTAAAGTATTACACGCTGGTTCTGATGTTCGTGTAGAAGTTAATATTGTAGGTTCTCAAGATACAACTGGACTTATGACTGCTCAGGAGTTAGAATCTATGGCTGCTACAGTAATTTCTCCAATCGTAGACGGTGCTTACCAATCGGGTTGTCACACTGCTTCTGTTTGGGATAAAAAAGCTCAGGCAAACATTCCAAAATTGATGAAATTCATGAACGATTTTGGTTTAATTACAGCTCGTGATCCAAAAGGTGTTTATCACTCAATGACAGACGTAATTCATAAAGTACTTAACGATATTACTATAGATGAGTGGGCTATCATTATTGGTGGTGACTCTCATACAAGAATGTCAAAAGGTGTTGCTTTTGGGGCTGACTCGGGAACAGTTGCCCTAGCATTAGCTACAGGTGAGGCTTCTATGCCAATTCCTGAATCTGTAAAAGTAACTTTCAAAGGAGATATGAAAGGGTATATGGACTTCCGTGATGTGGTTCATGCTACTCAAGCGCAAATGCTTCATCAGTTTGGAGGAGAAAACGTATTCCAAGGTAGAATTATCGAGGTTCATATTGGAACTCTTACTGCTGACCAGGCATTTACGTTTACTGACTGGACTGCAGAGATGAAAGCTAAAGCTTCTATCTGTATTTCTGAAGATGATACTTTAATCGAATCATTGGAGATTGCAAAAGGCAGAATCCAGATCATGATCGATAAAGGTATGGATAACGATAAGCACGTTCTTCAAGGGTTAATCAATAAAGCTGATAAGAGAATCGCTGAAATTAAATCTGCTGAAAAACCAGCTTTAACTCCAGATGCAAATGCTAAATATTATGCTGAAGTTGTGGTTGATTTGGATCAAATTGCTGAGCCAATGATTGCAGATCCAGACGTAAATAATGTTGATGTTTCTAAAAGATATACTCACGATACAATTAGACCTCTTTCTTTCTACGGAGGAGAGAAAAAAGTAGATCTTGGATTTATTGGTTCTTGTATGGTTCACAAAGGAGATATGAAGATTCTTGCTCAAATGCTAAAGAATATTGAAGATCAAAAAGGTAAAGTAGAATTTTTGGCACCGCTTGTGGTAGCTCCTCCTACATATAACATTGTAGACGAACTTAAAGCAGAAGGTGACTGGGAAGTTTTACAAAAATACTCAGGTTTCGAATTTGACGATAATGCTCCAAAAGGTGCGGCGCGTACAGAATACGAAAACATGTTGTATTTAGAGCGTCCAGGATGTAACCTTTGTATGGGTAACCAAGAAAAAGCGGCAAAAGGAGATACTGTAATGGCAACATCTACTCGTCTTTTCCAAGGAAGAGTTGTAGAAGATTCTGAAGGTAAAAAAGGAGAGTCGTTACTTTCTTCTACACCAGTTGTAGTTTTATCTACAATTCTAGGTAGAACTCCAACATTAGATGAATATACATCTGCGGTTGAAGGTATCAACTTAACTAAGTTTGCGCCTTCTAACAAGCAATTAGTAATGTAA
- a CDS encoding response regulator — MEPKPQFVLIEDNLIDQFVTKKLLKKGLDVNPLFIANNGKEGIDWLLKNSDHKSLVIILDIQMPIMNGFEFLEEFSTLAEDLKNRIKIFVLSSTLDSDEIKKAKENKYVSDFWNKPFRLDLLKSTFL, encoded by the coding sequence ATGGAGCCTAAACCGCAGTTCGTACTTATAGAGGACAATTTAATTGATCAATTTGTTACTAAAAAATTGCTCAAAAAAGGATTAGATGTCAACCCGCTTTTTATTGCTAACAATGGAAAAGAAGGAATTGATTGGCTTTTAAAAAATTCGGATCATAAATCACTCGTCATTATCTTAGACATTCAAATGCCTATAATGAATGGATTTGAGTTTTTAGAAGAATTTTCGACTTTAGCAGAAGATCTAAAAAATAGAATCAAAATATTTGTACTTTCTTCCACTTTAGATAGTGATGAAATTAAAAAGGCAAAAGAAAATAAGTATGTTTCTGATTTTTGGAACAAACCTTTTCGATTGGATCTTTTAAAAAGTACTTTTCTTTAA
- a CDS encoding MFS transporter, translating into MNEKIKTLQIIHLAICAGTILAYYFLGELSIEKLSMPVIDSVSIVYVFIPVIAFVFSSFLFKSQLKQIDPKLKLEEKLPIYQAASIMRWAVLEGAAFLILLLKPDFLLFGILVIIYLIFLRPTEERINNDLNGL; encoded by the coding sequence ATGAACGAAAAAATCAAGACTTTACAAATTATTCATCTTGCCATTTGTGCTGGGACTATTCTTGCTTATTACTTCTTAGGAGAGCTTTCAATTGAAAAATTAAGTATGCCAGTTATAGATTCTGTATCAATCGTTTATGTTTTCATACCTGTTATTGCTTTTGTTTTTAGTAGTTTTCTTTTTAAATCACAATTAAAACAAATTGATCCAAAATTAAAATTAGAAGAAAAACTTCCAATTTACCAAGCAGCGTCTATTATGCGATGGGCTGTTTTAGAAGGTGCAGCATTTTTAATATTACTCTTAAAACCAGATTTTCTGTTATTTGGAATCTTAGTAATAATCTATCTTATTTTCTTAAGACCTACAGAAGAAAGAATTAATAATGATTTAAACGGGCTTTAA
- a CDS encoding APC family permease, translated as MQENDQENFKRELGLLDGTMLVVGSMIGSGIFIVSADIARQVGSAGWLTLIWLLSGLITIIAAVSYGELSAMFPKAGGQYVYLKEAYNKLIAFLYGWSFFAVIQTGTIAAVGVAFSKFAAYLYEPFSDENILYELGSFKLNAAQLVSIFTLALLTYINSRGVKNGKILQTVLTIIKILSLLGLIVFGLTLGAKASVWDANWADGWNTRAFDKESGSWLPIGGTALITGISAAMVGSLFSSDAWNGVTFIAGEIKNPKRNVGFSLFLGTFIVTIIYVLTNIMYLAVIPLDEIATAKSDRVAVVASQYIFGNIGTLIIAIMIMISTFACNNGLIMAGARVYYTMANDGLFFKKAAVLNSSSVPAWALWAQCVWASALCLTGKYGDLLDFVIIIVLIFYILTIYGIFILRKKMPDAERPYKAFGYPFLPMLYIIIAAAICVSLLLTKFSTCGWGVLIMLTGIPVYYLTKPKEN; from the coding sequence ATGCAAGAAAACGACCAAGAAAATTTTAAAAGAGAACTCGGATTATTAGACGGAACCATGCTTGTAGTGGGTTCTATGATTGGATCTGGGATATTTATTGTGAGTGCCGATATTGCCAGACAAGTCGGCTCAGCAGGATGGCTGACTTTAATTTGGCTGCTCTCTGGATTAATTACCATTATTGCTGCGGTAAGTTATGGCGAATTAAGTGCCATGTTTCCGAAAGCGGGAGGACAATATGTATATCTAAAAGAAGCATACAACAAATTAATAGCCTTTTTGTACGGCTGGAGTTTTTTCGCGGTCATACAAACCGGTACAATTGCTGCCGTGGGAGTTGCCTTCTCTAAATTTGCAGCTTATTTATATGAACCTTTTAGCGATGAAAATATTCTTTACGAACTAGGTTCTTTTAAACTTAATGCTGCGCAGCTTGTTTCTATTTTCACGCTTGCACTATTGACTTATATAAATAGCCGAGGTGTGAAAAACGGTAAAATTCTACAGACCGTCCTTACAATCATCAAAATTTTATCATTACTGGGATTAATTGTTTTTGGATTAACGCTGGGAGCGAAAGCTTCTGTTTGGGATGCAAATTGGGCTGATGGATGGAACACTCGTGCCTTTGATAAAGAAAGTGGATCATGGCTCCCAATTGGAGGAACAGCTTTGATTACTGGAATCTCGGCAGCAATGGTAGGCTCTTTGTTTTCGAGTGATGCTTGGAACGGTGTTACTTTTATTGCGGGGGAAATTAAAAACCCAAAGCGAAATGTTGGTTTCAGTTTGTTTCTAGGAACCTTTATTGTAACTATTATTTATGTTTTAACCAATATCATGTATTTGGCAGTTATTCCGTTAGATGAAATTGCAACCGCAAAATCTGATCGTGTAGCGGTTGTGGCATCACAATATATTTTCGGTAACATTGGAACATTGATTATCGCAATTATGATTATGATTTCGACTTTTGCCTGCAACAACGGATTAATTATGGCGGGAGCAAGGGTTTATTATACAATGGCAAACGATGGATTATTCTTTAAAAAAGCGGCTGTTTTAAATAGTTCGAGCGTTCCTGCTTGGGCACTTTGGGCGCAGTGTGTGTGGGCTTCGGCTTTATGTCTTACTGGAAAGTACGGCGATTTACTAGACTTTGTAATTATAATAGTTTTAATTTTCTACATCCTTACTATTTATGGAATTTTCATTTTGCGTAAAAAAATGCCAGATGCAGAAAGACCTTATAAAGCTTTTGGATATCCATTTTTACCAATGCTGTACATTATTATAGCAGCAGCAATTTGTGTTTCATTACTGCTTACAAAATTCTCAACTTGCGGCTGGGGAGTTTTAATTATGCTGACTGGAATCCCAGTTTATTATTTAACAAAACCAAAAGAGAATTAA
- a CDS encoding sensor histidine kinase translates to MSKLQALKNFRFPNVFILILIVFISCALLICINFFTIKILSANRAYVNGESHYSKGQKDASRHLLTYLYTKDSNQWKLFLQELKVPQGDGIARITLLKAGDNKIARNGLLIGRNHEEDLDDIIWLFDNFKQVSFLSKAIDEWGKGDKLIFRLFIIGQQINAKIDRNLLTAKEQQYYLKQISSLSDQLNSNERNFSNILGEGTRKIKDLLIISNVFFILVIVCSVCLYYSIMVKRLLVSKKETEVKNENLIIVNRELDRFVYSASHDLRSPITSLKGLIEITALEEDVTQVRNYLEMMHQSLARQDQFISDIIDYSKNKRKEVIMEPVSLKELFNEAISQLMHIENARKIKFTQELEVDHIESDGLRLKIIINNLLSNAIKYADCSKQEMFISIKTYFSDGLNKIEVTDNGIGIHDDHKENIFDMYFGTNKNKGSGLGLYIVKEAVENIKGDISVISENTIGSKFIVTIPNSHGA, encoded by the coding sequence ATGTCTAAGTTACAAGCATTAAAAAACTTTCGTTTTCCGAACGTTTTTATTCTCATTTTAATAGTTTTTATATCTTGTGCACTACTTATCTGTATTAATTTTTTTACCATTAAAATATTATCCGCCAATAGAGCTTATGTTAATGGAGAATCACATTATTCCAAAGGACAAAAAGATGCATCCAGACATCTTTTAACTTATCTCTATACGAAAGACTCAAATCAATGGAAATTATTTTTACAAGAATTGAAAGTCCCTCAAGGTGATGGCATTGCCAGGATTACGCTTTTAAAGGCAGGCGACAACAAAATTGCTCGAAATGGTTTGTTGATAGGCCGAAATCATGAAGAAGATTTAGATGATATTATTTGGCTTTTTGATAATTTCAAGCAGGTTTCTTTTCTCTCTAAAGCAATAGACGAATGGGGCAAAGGTGACAAACTTATTTTCAGGCTATTTATTATAGGTCAGCAGATTAATGCCAAAATAGATCGAAATCTTTTAACCGCTAAAGAGCAGCAATACTATTTAAAACAAATTAGCAGCCTAAGCGATCAACTAAATAGTAATGAACGAAACTTTTCTAATATTTTAGGAGAAGGAACCCGAAAAATAAAAGACTTGTTGATTATTAGCAATGTCTTTTTTATCTTAGTAATAGTCTGCAGCGTTTGTCTTTACTACTCTATAATGGTAAAAAGACTTCTTGTTTCAAAAAAGGAAACTGAAGTAAAAAATGAAAATCTAATTATCGTAAACCGCGAATTAGACCGATTTGTATACAGCGCATCCCATGATTTAAGATCTCCTATAACTTCATTAAAGGGGCTTATTGAGATTACAGCATTAGAAGAGGATGTAACGCAGGTTCGGAATTATCTTGAAATGATGCATCAAAGTTTAGCTCGGCAAGATCAATTTATAAGCGACATCATTGATTATTCTAAGAATAAAAGAAAGGAAGTTATAATGGAACCTGTAAGCCTTAAAGAATTGTTTAACGAAGCTATTTCACAATTGATGCATATTGAAAATGCACGTAAAATCAAATTTACACAGGAACTGGAAGTGGATCATATTGAAAGCGATGGTCTTCGTTTAAAAATCATAATTAACAATCTGCTTTCCAATGCCATAAAATATGCTGATTGCAGCAAGCAAGAAATGTTTATTAGCATTAAAACTTATTTTAGCGATGGATTGAATAAAATTGAAGTTACTGATAACGGAATCGGGATTCATGATGACCATAAAGAAAATATATTCGACATGTATTTTGGAACAAACAAAAATAAAGGATCAGGATTAGGACTTTATATTGTTAAAGAAGCTGTTGAAAATATAAAAGGAGATATTTCTGTTATTTCTGAAAACACTATAGGAAGTAAATTTATAGTAACTATACCAAATTCTCATGGAGCCTAA
- a CDS encoding methyltransferase domain-containing protein has translation MTWDPKKYNEFKDERSKPFDDLTSHIIDKPNLKVIDLGCGTGELTKKLSQKLTNPIVLGIDNSAEMLAKTPLGNDLQFKERTILEQLNVDEKWDLIFSNAALQWIDNHNNLFPKIISQINPGGQLAVQMPQQNENILNKILFNLVKEEPFKSYLKNWSRPSPVLTLDEYAKILFENGGRNMTIYEKIYPLISTNTNDFFDFISGSALTVYQERLNESEFGELSNAFKKRIDMHFPIVPSIYAFRRLIMHAEF, from the coding sequence ATGACTTGGGATCCAAAAAAATACAACGAATTTAAAGATGAACGTTCAAAACCTTTTGATGATTTAACAAGTCATATTATTGATAAACCAAATTTAAAAGTTATCGATTTAGGCTGTGGTACAGGTGAACTTACAAAGAAACTCTCTCAAAAACTCACCAATCCAATCGTACTTGGAATCGATAACTCTGCCGAAATGCTGGCAAAAACTCCACTAGGAAATGATCTTCAATTTAAAGAAAGAACAATTCTAGAACAGCTCAATGTCGATGAAAAATGGGATTTAATTTTTTCGAATGCAGCACTGCAATGGATTGATAATCATAATAATCTTTTTCCAAAAATAATTTCTCAAATAAATCCAGGTGGTCAGCTGGCTGTTCAAATGCCGCAGCAAAATGAAAACATTCTTAATAAGATACTTTTCAATTTGGTAAAAGAAGAACCTTTCAAATCATATTTGAAAAATTGGTCACGCCCTTCTCCAGTACTAACTTTAGACGAATATGCCAAAATCCTTTTCGAAAATGGAGGCAGAAATATGACTATTTACGAAAAAATCTACCCTTTGATTTCTACTAATACAAACGATTTTTTTGATTTTATTTCTGGTTCTGCTTTAACAGTTTACCAGGAGCGTTTAAACGAAAGTGAATTTGGAGAACTATCAAACGCATTTAAAAAGAGAATAGATATGCATTTCCCAATAGTTCCTTCTATCTATGCTTTTAGACGATTGATTATGCATGCTGAGTTTTAA
- a CDS encoding C40 family peptidase gives MVFRLIIGMFFFSVGVFAQDNFVKHKISKGENLSVIAKKYGVKVKEISDANPNASKILKLNSVLLIPNKNTAKVKTKSEPKSDVVASTSPNSHEVAAKETLWGISKKYNVSVDDLKKANPLLETEGLKIGQQITIPSNSSDIALLNEKPREKQPEAVSTDVELYREVKPKETKYGISKEYGISVAELERQNPSIKGKVPVGYLLKIRVSKEKADAIQSAKVIEDSQNAAVTSPVQIAQTAEIKKDSTFVRLSSGSHSELIDQLIANATENIGVRYRSGGTTRAGFDCSGLMICTFNNFDIKLPRSSIEQSRVGTKVTTDEAQKGDLIFFRTNGRRHINHVGMIVEVADGEIKFVHSSTHGGVMISSTKEPYYTRAFSQVNRVLE, from the coding sequence ATGGTTTTTAGATTAATAATAGGGATGTTTTTTTTCAGTGTTGGAGTATTTGCACAAGATAATTTTGTGAAACACAAAATTTCAAAAGGAGAAAACCTTTCTGTTATTGCTAAAAAATATGGAGTAAAAGTTAAAGAGATTTCCGATGCAAATCCAAACGCTTCTAAAATCTTAAAACTAAATTCAGTTCTTTTAATTCCAAATAAAAATACTGCTAAAGTTAAAACAAAATCGGAGCCTAAATCTGATGTTGTTGCAAGTACCAGCCCAAATTCACACGAAGTAGCAGCCAAAGAAACGCTGTGGGGAATTTCAAAAAAGTATAATGTTTCTGTTGATGATTTGAAAAAAGCCAATCCGCTTTTAGAGACCGAAGGATTGAAAATTGGACAGCAGATAACAATTCCTTCTAATTCTTCTGATATTGCATTATTAAACGAAAAACCAAGGGAGAAACAACCAGAAGCAGTATCTACAGATGTTGAACTTTATAGAGAAGTAAAACCAAAAGAAACAAAATACGGTATTTCTAAAGAATATGGAATTTCTGTTGCAGAATTAGAACGCCAGAATCCTTCAATCAAAGGGAAAGTTCCTGTTGGATATCTTTTAAAAATTCGAGTTTCAAAAGAAAAAGCAGATGCCATTCAGTCTGCGAAAGTTATTGAAGATTCCCAAAATGCTGCAGTAACTTCGCCAGTACAAATAGCACAAACTGCTGAAATTAAAAAAGATTCTACATTTGTTAGATTATCATCTGGAAGTCATTCAGAATTAATAGATCAGCTGATTGCAAATGCTACAGAAAACATTGGCGTAAGATATCGATCGGGAGGTACCACAAGAGCAGGTTTTGATTGTTCGGGTTTAATGATCTGCACCTTTAATAATTTTGATATTAAATTGCCGAGAAGTTCAATTGAGCAGTCTCGTGTAGGAACAAAAGTAACTACAGACGAAGCGCAAAAAGGAGATTTGATCTTCTTTAGAACAAATGGAAGACGCCATATTAACCATGTTGGAATGATCGTAGAAGTAGCCGACGGCGAAATTAAATTTGTACACTCATCAACTCATGGCGGTGTAATGATTTCTTCTACAAAAGAACCTTACTACACAAGAGCCTTTTCACAAGTAAATCGCGTTTTAGAATAG